A stretch of DNA from Streptomyces sp. NBC_01197:
AGAGGCCGCAGCCGCAGCGGGGAACCGGTCACGGCTGCACCGTAACGGCCGTACAGGACTATCCAGAACCAGAACCAGAACCAGAACTGGAACTGGAATCAAAACCAGAACCAGAACCGGTCGACTCTCGTCGACATCCGTGCTCGCCGTGCTGTCCGCGATCGTGGCTCCGGGGCGCTATGCAGTGGCCGGACCGCCACGCGACCGCAGGGTGAGCAGTGTGATCTCGCTCGGCGCGAACACCCGGAAGGGCGGCCCCCAGAAGCCGGCGCCCCGGCTGGTGTACAGCTGGGTCCGCTCCCCGTGCCGGCTCAGGCCGTGCACCACCGGCTGGTCGATCCGGACGAGGAAGTTGAACGGCCAGATCTGGCCGCCATGGGTGTGCCCGGAAACCTGCAGGTCGATGCCGGCGGCAGCCGCCTGTCGGACGTACTTGGGCTGGTGGGCGACGAGCAGGACCGGCTGGTCCGGGTCTGCCCCGGCGAGCGCACCGGCCAGGTTCGTACGGTGCCCGGCCAGCCCGGAGGACTCAGCTGTCACGTCGTCCACGCCCGCGAGTACGAGCGAGTCCCCGCCGCGCTCCACTACGACATGGGTGTTGTGCAGCGGTTCCCAGCCCAGTTCCGCCATGCGGTCCAGCCAGCCCTGTGCTTCCCCGAAGTACTCGTGGTTCCCCGTGACGTAGACCTTCGCCAGCCGTGACCGGATCGTCCCGAGCGGGGCGGACTGCTCACGGCGCTGGGTGGGTGTGCCGTCGGCGATGTCGCCGGCGTGGACCACGACGTCCGCGTCGAGCGCGTTGACCGCCTCGGCGACCCGCGCCGACCAGCCGGCCCGGTCGATCGGCCCATAGTGG
This window harbors:
- a CDS encoding metallophosphoesterase; the protein is MVAVSRSETEAGSAPEPGAQGASANPQRSLRRRLGGAVVLLVLAVLFFLPWWTLFASGVDWPFPVTLAGTLVFAAWLVVFPFLMVAGHGQRRADRAARVADSTLGVIWVLFTWSVLGGLVHLVLIGLDVGGADRARIVAVAVAVVSAGLLVWGHHEAMRVPRVRRLEVHVPRLGAGLDGTHVVVLADTHYGPIDRAGWSARVAEAVNALDADVVVHAGDIADGTPTQRREQSAPLGTIRSRLAKVYVTGNHEYFGEAQGWLDRMAELGWEPLHNTHVVVERGGDSLVLAGVDDVTAESSGLAGHRTNLAGALAGADPDQPVLLVAHQPKYVRQAAAAGIDLQVSGHTHGGQIWPFNFLVRIDQPVVHGLSRHGERTQLYTSRGAGFWGPPFRVFAPSEITLLTLRSRGGPATA